A genome region from Erythrolamprus reginae isolate rEryReg1 chromosome 4, rEryReg1.hap1, whole genome shotgun sequence includes the following:
- the WDR4 gene encoding tRNA (guanine-N(7)-)-methyltransferase non-catalytic subunit WDR4: protein MEAADVAGVVSSAPQLLICEDLMVVSGGTTFLAANYKETNDDDFFIYDCNTASKKLQEKQESGDGKPLSKTNNILACACSSSGKYFVLTDDNKQLILFCTKPSWECLSIRPVMRRCTSLTITAAEDKILVADKSGDVYSYSIIEPKNAGTIELGHLSLLLDLALSPDDQYIITADRDEKIRVSLTKAPYVIVSFCLGHREFVSRILVLPNFPDLLLSASGDGTLRLWKYKSGKELHCFQLNNLNINEDCKNKKYAVSRIAYCCEGNYIAVLYDCIPAVSIFQLDAGAQSLISKQHITLSHKGWDVAFEKTGGLWVLQENQQMPLLFYQAKDGQWQTVIDKKELVKMTKYICDHWRIFEGALDKESCFQNLYKVSFDNMSIYLKKKEERLQQQKNKRKDPQSESSEQTKKVRTEELS, encoded by the exons ATGGAGGCGGCTGATGTTGCGGGAGTCGTGAGTTCTGCTCCGCAGCTCCTCATTTGCGAGGATCTGATGGTGGTTAGCGGCGGCACGACGTTCTTAGCCGCTAATTATAAAGAAACCAA CGATGATGATTTTTTCATTTATGACTGTAATACTGCAAGCAAAAAACttcaagaaaaacaagaaag tGGGGATGGAAAGCCACTAAGCAAAACAAATAATATCCTCGCCTGTGCATGTTCGTCATCAGGGAAGTATTTTGTTCTGACTGATGACAACAAACAATTAATTCTTTTCTGCACAAAGCCTTCCTGGGAATGTCTGAGCATAAG ACCGGTCATGAGAAGATGTACTTCCCTGACAATAACAGCTGCAGAAgacaaaattttggttgctgacAAATCTGGCGATGTGTATTCTTATTCCATAATAGAACCCAAAAATGCAGGAACAATTGAGCTTGGACACTTGTCTCTCTTGTTAGATTTG GCATTGAGCCCTGATGACCAGTATATTATAACAGCTGATCGCGATGAGAAGATCCGAGTTAGTTTGACTAAAGCACCATATGTTATAGTGTCCTTTTGCCTAGGTCACAGAGA gtTTGTCAGCAGAATATTGGTACTGCCAAACTTTCCTGATCTTCTTTTATCTGCTTCCGGG GATGGTACATTAAGGCTCTGGAAGTATAAAAGTGGGAAAGAACTACATTGTTTTCAATTGAATAATTTGAATATAAATGAAGATTGTAAGAATAAG AAATATGCAGTCTCAAGAATAGCTTACTGTTGTGAAGGAAATTACATTGCCGTTTTATATGACTG TATTCCTGCAGTATCCATCTTCCAGCTTGATGCCGGTGCGCAGAGCTTAATTTCTAAACAGCACATAACCTTAAGCCACAAAGGTTGGGATGTTGCATTTGAGAAGACAGGTGGGCTCTGGGTACTGCAGGAGAATCAGCAAATGCCTCTTCTATTCTACCAAGCTAAGGACGGACAGTGGCAG ACTGTTATTGACAAGAAAGAATTGGTGAAAATGACCAAGTACATATGTGACCATTGGAGAATATTTGAAG GTGCTTTGGACAAAGAGAGCTGCTTCCAAAATCTCTACAAGGTTTCCTTTGATAATATGTCTATTtatctaaaaaagaaagaagaaagacttcAGCAGCAGAAAAATAAGAGGAAAGATCCACAGTCTGAATCAAGTGAACAGACCAAAAAAGTCAGAACTGAAGAGTTGTCCTGA
- the NDUFV3 gene encoding NADH dehydrogenase [ubiquinone] flavoprotein 3, mitochondrial isoform X2 yields the protein MAASLVTRYGRGAAFKAISQQAWGMRSMPSIYLCTKPGGSKKGFPKDKGKVISNCKPDAAVKLTEEDLRKFLARKTLVMFPQKAEFPFERKPVFSSTVGKRLTEEQPFSSSSSESDSSSDSEDDDLKEKPHRQKELFQRADKQLESDMIKTASQQRSKEIHFKSKNFGIANAESQKPIEVLSGSQEVFLSETDPQKTQLVPPQNISQKLTKKPIEVLSGSQEVSLSETDPQKTQLVPPQNISQNLTKKPIEVLSGSREVSLSETDPQKAQLVLSQNISQNLEKDENNTKKLQKTEMQKRIFEEPGPEVSGERMPVIKATTLKEEIIPEVEAQIEEESTPEVATLSPETAQETHDTSTYKNLQHHEYQPFTFVDFDVLLSKFRLPQPSSGRLSPRH from the exons ATGGCGGCCTCCCTGGTGACTCGGTACGGTCGTGGAGCGGCGTTTAAG GCTATATCACAGCAAGCATGGGGTATGCGAAGTATGCCTTCTATTTATCTCTGCACCAAACCAGGTGGTTCTAAAAAAGGCTTCCCAAAAg ATAAGGGGAAGGTCATATCTAACTGTAAACCTGATGCAGCTGTAAAATTAACAGAGGAAGATCTGAGAAAATTCTTGGCAAGGAAAACTTTGGTAATGTTTCCTCAGAAGGCAGAGTTTCCTTTTGAGAGAAAACCAGTTTTCTCTTCCACAGTAGGGAAGAGGTTAACAGAAGAACAGCCATTTTCTTCATCAAGTTCTGAATCAGATTCTAGCTCTGATTCTGAAGATGATGATCTCAAAGAGAAGCCACACAGACAAAAAGAACTCTTCCAGAGAGCTGACAAGCAATTAGAATCAGATATGATAAAAACTGCTTCACAACAGAGGTCTAAAGAAATACATTTCAAGAGCAAGAACTTTGGAATAGCGAATGCAGAGAGTCAAAAGCCAATAGAGGTTTTGTCTGGAAGCCAGGAAGTATTTCTCTCCGAAACTGATCCACAGAAAACTCAGCTGGTACCTCCACAAAATATATCACAAAAACTGACTAAAAAGCCAATAGAAGTTTTGTCTGGAAGCCAGGAAGTATCTCTCTCCGAAACTGATCCACAGAAAACTCAGCTGGTACCTCCACAAAATATATCACAAAATCTGACTAAAAAGCCAATAGAAGTTTTGTCTGGAAGCCGGGAAGTATCTCTCTCCGAAACTGATCCACAGAAAGCTCAGCTGGTACTTTCACAAAATATATCACAAAATCTGGAAAAGGATGAAAACAATACAAAGAAGCTGCAAAAAACTGAGATGCAAAAGAGAATTTTTGAAGAACCAGGGCCTGAAGTTTCAGGGGAAAGAATGCCAGTGATAAAAGCAACCACCCTGAAGGAGGAGATCATCCCAGAAGTAGAAGCTCAAATTGAAGAAGAAAGCACTCCAGAGG TGGCCACACTATCACCTGAAACTGCTCAAGAAACACACGATACTTCTACCTACAAGAACCTGCAGCACCATGAATATCAACCATTCACTTTTGTGGATTTTGATGTCTTGTTGTCAAAATTCAGGCTGCCCCAGCCATCTTCTGGGAGGCTATCTCCAAGACACTGA
- the NDUFV3 gene encoding NADH dehydrogenase [ubiquinone] flavoprotein 3, mitochondrial isoform X1: protein MRSMPSIYLCTKPGGSKKGFPKDKGKVISNCKPDAAVKLTEEDLRKFLARKTLVMFPQKAEFPFERKPVFSSTVGKRLTEEQPFSSSSSESDSSSDSEDDDLKEKPHRQKELFQRADKQLESDMIKTASQQRSKEIHFKSKNFGIANAESQKPIEVLSGSQEVFLSETDPQKTQLVPPQNISQKLTKKPIEVLSGSQEVSLSETDPQKTQLVPPQNISQNLTKKPIEVLSGSREVSLSETDPQKAQLVLSQNISQNLEKDENNTKKLQKTEMQKRIFEEPGPEVSGERMPVIKATTLKEEIIPEVEAQIEEESTPEVATLSPETAQETHDTSTYKNLQHHEYQPFTFVDFDVLLSKFRLPQPSSGRLSPRH from the exons ATGCGAAGTATGCCTTCTATTTATCTCTGCACCAAACCAGGTGGTTCTAAAAAAGGCTTCCCAAAAg ATAAGGGGAAGGTCATATCTAACTGTAAACCTGATGCAGCTGTAAAATTAACAGAGGAAGATCTGAGAAAATTCTTGGCAAGGAAAACTTTGGTAATGTTTCCTCAGAAGGCAGAGTTTCCTTTTGAGAGAAAACCAGTTTTCTCTTCCACAGTAGGGAAGAGGTTAACAGAAGAACAGCCATTTTCTTCATCAAGTTCTGAATCAGATTCTAGCTCTGATTCTGAAGATGATGATCTCAAAGAGAAGCCACACAGACAAAAAGAACTCTTCCAGAGAGCTGACAAGCAATTAGAATCAGATATGATAAAAACTGCTTCACAACAGAGGTCTAAAGAAATACATTTCAAGAGCAAGAACTTTGGAATAGCGAATGCAGAGAGTCAAAAGCCAATAGAGGTTTTGTCTGGAAGCCAGGAAGTATTTCTCTCCGAAACTGATCCACAGAAAACTCAGCTGGTACCTCCACAAAATATATCACAAAAACTGACTAAAAAGCCAATAGAAGTTTTGTCTGGAAGCCAGGAAGTATCTCTCTCCGAAACTGATCCACAGAAAACTCAGCTGGTACCTCCACAAAATATATCACAAAATCTGACTAAAAAGCCAATAGAAGTTTTGTCTGGAAGCCGGGAAGTATCTCTCTCCGAAACTGATCCACAGAAAGCTCAGCTGGTACTTTCACAAAATATATCACAAAATCTGGAAAAGGATGAAAACAATACAAAGAAGCTGCAAAAAACTGAGATGCAAAAGAGAATTTTTGAAGAACCAGGGCCTGAAGTTTCAGGGGAAAGAATGCCAGTGATAAAAGCAACCACCCTGAAGGAGGAGATCATCCCAGAAGTAGAAGCTCAAATTGAAGAAGAAAGCACTCCAGAGG TGGCCACACTATCACCTGAAACTGCTCAAGAAACACACGATACTTCTACCTACAAGAACCTGCAGCACCATGAATATCAACCATTCACTTTTGTGGATTTTGATGTCTTGTTGTCAAAATTCAGGCTGCCCCAGCCATCTTCTGGGAGGCTATCTCCAAGACACTGA